A genomic window from Thermodesulfitimonas autotrophica includes:
- a CDS encoding cytochrome c3 family protein translates to MTRIKLITVTVAVLAAALAFAAPAFAWTHGQFSATTDACAGCHVAHAAQAPNLLKAGPTQTEFCFLCHGDGGTSAPYDVKNGYTEVTVGTDTYQYPSTGGGFDYQLTFTDSNDNGLFDLGEPTASAAITSRHTVWGYNHDDKNTAGSWAGESAKIFSVPGGTNTFTGSGFVCGSCHDPHDGGAVPDASGYITGSASSPNPRLLRRTITVGNATYSNLYMKFKFQTVGTFTYGNPAVASGVYRVVEYLCDYGVTQATTYGSSVWCGACHNKFNPRYWTGAGLNFFGTMKRHPVYGHAVLPTGANGTLDTGTPLETDTYPIGPVISHYVGCLTCHRAHSTTATVAGWASNWPRDAGGTSSTSALLRMNNRGICYNCHGAAKYNCINDTRIIYGTNGTCTSCHQ, encoded by the coding sequence GTGACACGGATCAAGCTTATTACCGTTACCGTAGCCGTCCTCGCAGCCGCCCTGGCCTTTGCTGCGCCTGCCTTCGCCTGGACTCACGGCCAGTTCTCGGCAACGACCGATGCCTGCGCCGGCTGCCACGTGGCGCACGCCGCCCAAGCCCCGAACCTGTTGAAAGCCGGCCCCACCCAGACGGAGTTCTGCTTCCTCTGCCATGGCGACGGTGGTACAAGCGCCCCGTACGACGTTAAGAACGGCTACACCGAGGTGACCGTCGGCACCGATACCTACCAGTATCCCTCCACGGGCGGTGGCTTTGACTACCAGCTCACCTTTACCGACAGCAACGATAACGGTCTCTTCGACCTCGGCGAGCCCACAGCTTCGGCGGCTATTACCTCGCGCCACACCGTCTGGGGCTACAACCATGATGATAAGAACACCGCCGGTTCCTGGGCCGGGGAAAGCGCCAAGATCTTCTCTGTGCCGGGCGGCACCAACACCTTCACCGGTAGCGGCTTCGTCTGCGGCTCCTGCCATGACCCGCATGATGGGGGCGCCGTTCCGGACGCGAGCGGTTACATCACCGGCAGCGCTTCGAGCCCCAACCCGCGGCTGCTGCGTCGGACCATCACTGTAGGTAATGCCACCTACAGCAACCTTTACATGAAGTTCAAGTTCCAAACCGTCGGTACCTTTACCTACGGCAATCCCGCCGTGGCCTCCGGGGTTTACCGGGTAGTCGAGTACCTCTGCGATTACGGTGTCACCCAGGCGACCACGTACGGGAGCTCGGTCTGGTGCGGTGCCTGTCATAACAAGTTCAACCCACGCTACTGGACAGGTGCTGGTCTTAACTTCTTTGGCACCATGAAGCGCCACCCGGTTTACGGCCATGCCGTGCTGCCGACCGGAGCCAACGGCACCCTCGATACTGGAACGCCACTTGAAACCGACACCTATCCGATTGGCCCGGTTATTTCCCATTACGTCGGTTGTCTTACTTGTCACCGGGCACACTCAACGACAGCCACCGTAGCAGGCTGGGCATCCAACTGGCCCCGGGATGCAGGCGGCACAAGCAGCACCTCGGCGCTCTTGCGGATGAATAACCGGGGTATCTGTTACAATTGCCACGGCGCAGCCAAGTATAACTGCATCAATGATACCCGTATCATTTACGGAACAAACGGAACGTGTACTTCGTGCCACCAGTAA
- a CDS encoding cytochrome c3 family protein — protein MCKAKATLILVAALACCLAFAAPAFAWTHGQFSATTDACAGCHVAHAAQALNLLKAGPTQTEFCFLCHGDGGTSAPYDVKNGYTEVTVGTDTYQYPSTGGGFDYQLTFTDSNDNGLFDLGEPTASAAITSRHTVWGYNHDDKNTAGSWAGESAKIFSVPGGTNTFTGSGFVCGSCHDPHDGGTTPDTNGYVKGSATSPNPRLLRRTITVGTATYSGLYVEFKLDTVGKFTYGNPSVDSGVYRVSEYIDGSTGWCGACHNKFNIVDADAGSTKDAWGMYRHGMDLRATLPSGSKGTIDVGTPLEKNYDYAGGSDPQVACLTCHKAHSTTATVAGWALSWPRSEGGTSTTSALLRMNNRGVCYNCHGAAQYNTNSTVANP, from the coding sequence ATGTGTAAGGCAAAAGCTACCCTGATCCTCGTGGCAGCGCTGGCCTGTTGCCTCGCCTTCGCGGCGCCGGCATTTGCCTGGACTCACGGCCAGTTCTCAGCAACGACCGATGCCTGTGCTGGCTGCCACGTGGCGCACGCCGCCCAGGCTCTGAACCTGTTGAAAGCCGGCCCCACCCAGACAGAGTTCTGCTTCCTCTGCCATGGCGACGGTGGCACAAGCGCCCCGTACGACGTTAAGAACGGCTATACCGAGGTGACCGTCGGCACCGATACCTACCAGTATCCCTCCACGGGCGGTGGCTTTGACTACCAGCTCACCTTTACCGACAGCAACGATAACGGTCTCTTCGACCTCGGCGAGCCCACAGCTTCGGCGGCTATTACCTCGCGCCACACCGTCTGGGGCTACAACCATGATGATAAGAACACCGCCGGTTCCTGGGCCGGGGAAAGCGCCAAGATCTTCTCTGTGCCGGGCGGCACCAACACCTTCACCGGTAGCGGCTTCGTCTGCGGCTCCTGCCACGACCCGCACGACGGCGGTACCACCCCGGACACAAACGGGTACGTCAAAGGCAGCGCTACCAGCCCGAACCCGCGGCTGCTGCGCCGGACAATTACCGTGGGGACAGCAACTTACTCTGGCCTCTACGTCGAGTTCAAGCTTGACACGGTCGGAAAGTTCACCTACGGTAATCCGTCAGTTGATTCCGGCGTCTACCGGGTAAGCGAGTATATCGACGGCAGCACCGGCTGGTGCGGCGCGTGCCACAACAAGTTCAACATCGTCGACGCCGATGCTGGTAGCACCAAAGATGCGTGGGGCATGTACCGCCACGGGATGGACCTCCGGGCTACGCTACCCTCAGGGTCAAAGGGTACCATCGACGTCGGCACACCGCTCGAGAAGAACTACGATTACGCCGGTGGCTCCGATCCGCAGGTCGCTTGCTTGACCTGTCACAAGGCACACTCTACAACTGCGACCGTTGCCGGCTGGGCGTTAAGCTGGCCACGCTCGGAGGGCGGTACTAGCACCACCTCTGCGCTACTCAGAATGAACAACCGCGGCGTTTGCTACAACTGCCACGGCGCTGCCCAGTACAACACCAACTCGACTGTGGCTAATCCGTAA
- a CDS encoding 6-bladed beta-propeller: MADLRATIAAKLAGKQVKREHLIIAALCIALLLTLYFAWMYLRRTSPIEGLKAAVMPIHQPKWVATIYGDKGIFLRQPRRVYVADNQVFISDTANHRVLVFDYNGHYIRKFGDSGKEQGKLRYPYGIEIVGGEIFVADAGHNKVLVFGLDGKFRRYFADNALAKPVDIVYAHNKFYVADAGRHQVVVLDQKGHEVAAIGKYGKDGAGEFYYPNGLALTPDGRILVADTNNSRLQVFDLSGKFLEMWTGDMSKHEAYFAAPADIAVDRKGNVYVADPLCQRVSILDPKGKLINAAQQVGPPEEGDALSLPTGVFIDGRQRLYVAEYGKSRLTIYDLK, translated from the coding sequence GTGGCTGATCTACGTGCTACCATTGCCGCCAAACTTGCCGGTAAGCAGGTAAAACGCGAACACCTTATCATTGCGGCACTCTGTATTGCTCTGCTCCTTACCCTCTATTTCGCCTGGATGTACTTGCGCCGCACAAGCCCGATAGAAGGGTTGAAGGCGGCAGTAATGCCCATTCACCAGCCGAAATGGGTAGCGACGATCTACGGGGATAAAGGGATTTTTCTCCGCCAGCCCCGCAGGGTATACGTCGCCGATAATCAGGTATTTATCTCTGATACCGCTAACCACCGGGTGTTGGTCTTCGATTACAACGGCCATTACATCCGGAAGTTTGGGGACAGCGGCAAAGAACAAGGGAAACTCCGCTACCCTTACGGGATTGAAATCGTAGGTGGCGAAATCTTTGTGGCCGACGCAGGCCACAACAAGGTTCTTGTCTTCGGCCTTGACGGCAAATTTAGACGGTATTTCGCCGACAACGCACTGGCTAAGCCGGTAGATATAGTTTACGCCCACAACAAGTTTTATGTTGCCGATGCCGGGCGCCACCAGGTAGTTGTTCTAGACCAAAAAGGGCATGAAGTCGCAGCAATCGGCAAATACGGGAAAGACGGGGCTGGCGAATTCTACTACCCCAACGGCCTGGCCCTTACACCTGACGGGCGAATTCTCGTAGCAGATACAAACAACAGCCGTCTTCAGGTTTTTGACTTATCTGGAAAATTCCTTGAGATGTGGACCGGTGACATGAGCAAGCACGAGGCTTACTTTGCAGCACCCGCAGACATTGCAGTTGATAGAAAGGGTAACGTCTACGTAGCCGACCCGCTCTGCCAGCGCGTCAGTATCCTGGACCCCAAAGGTAAGCTAATTAATGCTGCCCAGCAAGTAGGGCCGCCAGAAGAAGGGGATGCCCTTTCTCTCCCGACAGGGGTTTTTATTGATGGCCGGCAGCGCCTTTACGTAGCTGAGTACGGTAAATCACGCCTTACCATTTACGACCTTAAGTAA
- a CDS encoding tetratricopeptide repeat protein translates to MENNITTRPGQEEKMLPLSRALVILGIVTGIIVAVGLIIGYTFFWGKYQHQTYSDIVFETARQHVKQNPKSAMAHLELGYAYLMQGKADQALKEYQKAYKLDPKNRQVQYNLALGYMAKKDYPAAIKILEPLTKQGLFDLEAHYSLGEAYYNNGQYREALKAFSQAAGIRPGLANIYYYMALCYEKLGDKNNAIAQIDKALRLAPNYTEFQELKAKLTGQPVGGERRG, encoded by the coding sequence ATGGAAAACAATATCACCACCCGCCCGGGCCAGGAAGAAAAGATGCTGCCCCTCAGCCGGGCGCTCGTCATCCTCGGTATTGTCACGGGGATTATTGTAGCGGTCGGTCTCATCATCGGCTACACCTTCTTCTGGGGCAAGTACCAGCACCAGACTTACAGCGACATCGTCTTCGAAACCGCCCGGCAGCACGTGAAGCAAAACCCCAAAAGCGCGATGGCCCACTTAGAGCTCGGTTACGCTTATCTCATGCAGGGCAAAGCCGACCAGGCGCTGAAAGAGTACCAGAAGGCTTACAAGCTCGACCCCAAAAACAGGCAGGTGCAGTACAACCTTGCTCTGGGCTACATGGCGAAAAAAGACTACCCGGCAGCAATCAAAATTCTGGAGCCCCTCACAAAACAAGGTCTCTTTGATTTAGAAGCCCATTACTCCCTGGGCGAGGCTTATTATAACAACGGGCAGTACCGTGAAGCACTTAAGGCATTCTCCCAGGCTGCCGGTATCAGGCCCGGGCTCGCTAACATTTACTACTACATGGCCCTGTGTTACGAAAAGTTAGGCGACAAGAATAACGCCATTGCGCAAATCGACAAAGCACTTCGCCTTGCGCCAAATTACACAGAGTTCCAAGAACTAAAAGCCAAGCTCACAGGGCAGCCGGTGGGAGGTGAGCGGCGTGGCTGA
- a CDS encoding cytochrome c3 family protein, with protein sequence MPPESEKKNGSQQEKCPLLKKLLLQAQKRRTVVLAVVAGAGLVAAFLLLVWPWGLIAREKTAEQWLKEGLEAFKQQKYFLADRAFREALRLDPRHGDAAYYLGQLYDSCWRRREALKWYTQAFETEPALAAAAFNAGLLYGLDGSADMELASQKQAVATNPAFAAAWFRLGEIYFERRQWAEAAEAYQHAIENPRVQLDRNLITERLAAATQHLATGELKGEHITGTPPTEAPPSDRLCTRCHADLGRTHKLKNDNPNGCLRCHAPHNPVMPPRLKTPAMNQCQVCHFEYSEEAIKFARGEGALIHMPLVNGHCTDCHREHKLGEKAVLRTSQRFLCFSCHPDTKGELNRHLQHPPYKNGYCTDCHNPHLSRQPALLQGPENKLCYLCHFVGTNIKELPVQHSPFKNGYCTSCHEPHSSNYQGLLRLEQLRLCYSCHFDREADLAKPYKHKPYAEGKCCDCHDPHAALTKGLLPARSQTEFCLKCHSREYVFGPNHHPVPEGLLCTACHHPHAGYARALLPKKSPDLCFDCHDFGWGKMGLLYFKRSKHGKLACTDCHGGTGLGFRFRTREEALRACLHCHPRYIGKTAQRGKKTCYLHPVGPPWEDWHKGGLLTCSSTCHNPHGTPYRCLLTARGDGLCLKCHKK encoded by the coding sequence ATGCCTCCGGAGAGCGAAAAGAAGAACGGCAGCCAGCAAGAAAAGTGTCCCTTACTAAAAAAGCTTTTGCTCCAAGCGCAAAAGCGACGCACGGTTGTGCTTGCCGTTGTAGCCGGAGCCGGATTGGTAGCCGCCTTTCTCCTCTTAGTCTGGCCGTGGGGGCTTATCGCCCGCGAAAAAACAGCCGAACAGTGGTTGAAGGAAGGCCTTGAGGCTTTCAAGCAGCAAAAGTACTTCCTGGCCGACCGCGCCTTCCGGGAGGCCTTGCGGCTTGACCCCCGTCATGGCGATGCCGCTTATTACTTAGGGCAACTCTACGACTCCTGCTGGCGCCGCCGCGAAGCGCTCAAATGGTATACCCAGGCGTTCGAAACCGAGCCCGCCCTTGCCGCCGCCGCCTTCAACGCCGGGCTGCTTTATGGCCTCGACGGCTCAGCCGACATGGAACTCGCCTCCCAGAAGCAAGCCGTAGCGACAAATCCGGCCTTTGCCGCCGCCTGGTTTCGCCTCGGCGAAATCTACTTCGAGCGGCGCCAGTGGGCTGAGGCAGCAGAAGCCTACCAGCACGCGATAGAAAACCCGCGCGTTCAACTCGACCGGAACCTCATCACGGAGCGTCTTGCCGCCGCCACCCAGCACCTCGCTACCGGAGAGTTAAAAGGCGAGCACATCACCGGCACACCCCCAACCGAAGCGCCCCCGAGCGACCGGCTCTGCACCCGCTGCCACGCGGACCTCGGCCGCACCCATAAACTGAAAAACGACAACCCCAACGGGTGCCTCCGCTGCCACGCGCCCCACAACCCCGTAATGCCCCCGCGCCTCAAAACACCGGCGATGAACCAGTGCCAAGTCTGTCATTTTGAGTACAGCGAAGAGGCCATTAAGTTCGCACGCGGCGAGGGTGCCCTTATCCATATGCCCCTGGTTAACGGCCACTGCACCGACTGCCACCGGGAACACAAGCTCGGGGAGAAAGCGGTCTTACGAACAAGCCAGCGGTTTCTCTGCTTCTCCTGCCACCCGGATACCAAGGGGGAGCTTAACCGCCACCTGCAGCACCCCCCTTACAAAAACGGCTACTGCACCGACTGCCATAACCCGCACTTGAGCCGGCAGCCGGCACTGCTTCAGGGACCGGAGAACAAACTCTGCTACCTTTGCCATTTCGTAGGTACGAATATCAAAGAGCTGCCGGTGCAGCACTCACCCTTTAAAAACGGCTACTGCACCTCTTGCCACGAGCCCCATTCTTCGAACTACCAGGGCCTTTTGCGGCTCGAGCAGCTTCGCCTCTGCTATAGCTGCCACTTCGACCGCGAGGCCGACCTCGCCAAACCGTACAAGCACAAGCCTTACGCCGAGGGAAAGTGCTGCGACTGCCACGACCCGCACGCCGCCCTCACCAAAGGACTGTTACCGGCACGCTCGCAGACCGAATTTTGCCTCAAGTGCCACTCCCGGGAGTACGTCTTCGGTCCCAACCACCACCCGGTGCCTGAGGGGTTGCTATGCACCGCGTGCCACCACCCCCACGCCGGCTACGCGCGGGCGCTCCTACCCAAGAAAAGCCCCGACCTCTGCTTCGACTGCCACGACTTCGGCTGGGGCAAGATGGGGCTCCTCTACTTCAAGCGGAGCAAGCACGGGAAGCTCGCCTGCACCGACTGCCACGGCGGCACAGGTTTGGGCTTCCGCTTCCGCACGCGCGAAGAGGCCCTCCGCGCGTGTCTTCACTGCCACCCGCGCTACATCGGCAAGACCGCCCAGCGCGGCAAGAAAACCTGCTACCTCCACCCCGTCGGCCCTCCGTGGGAAGATTGGCACAAGGGCGGCTTGCTTACCTGTAGCTCTACCTGCCACAACCCGCACGGGACACCCTACCGTTGCCTTCTTACCGCCCGGGGCGACGGCCTGTGCCTCAAGTGCCATAAGAAGTAG
- a CDS encoding cytochrome c3 family protein, protein MAILGILVAAYFISDIALSRVEQPSYCPRCHEVRAQYLAWKVSSHSQINCLTCHGGDNSSLRRWARRRVEARNYIIHLLGKAKYPYQKNLVPEDQVCGECHSPNREVTPSGDLIIPHRKHTTVTGTPCAACHVDVVHLRAAKRLEVAIEKAGGQQEKAFQILAQELQHLGPKDRLPLMGACMGCHNGKKAPDKCAICHKKLDIPADHKAKDWVYNHGTKARQDIHYCVYCHAVLLDVARPGETITLLQGVRGNPFCVNCHSQRPVTHGPDFKLKHKFRAQEDLEGCLVCHDAEKRDKMSLRGVVRCSDCHHTPVTHPPNYRRIHPNIVMREGAGQCFKCHDTTSCSYCHTSGRVGLP, encoded by the coding sequence GTGGCAATCCTTGGAATTTTAGTCGCCGCATATTTCATTTCCGATATTGCCCTCAGCAGGGTAGAGCAACCAAGTTACTGCCCCCGCTGCCACGAAGTGAGGGCGCAGTATCTGGCCTGGAAGGTTTCCTCCCACAGCCAGATCAACTGCCTCACCTGCCACGGCGGTGATAACAGCAGTTTGCGCCGCTGGGCACGCCGCCGCGTTGAAGCCCGTAACTACATCATCCACCTCCTCGGCAAGGCCAAGTACCCTTACCAGAAAAATCTGGTTCCTGAAGATCAGGTCTGCGGCGAGTGTCACTCCCCGAACCGTGAAGTTACGCCCTCCGGCGACCTCATCATTCCCCACCGGAAGCACACCACCGTCACCGGAACGCCCTGCGCCGCCTGCCACGTTGACGTCGTCCACCTCCGCGCGGCCAAGCGTCTGGAGGTAGCTATAGAAAAAGCGGGCGGCCAGCAGGAAAAGGCGTTCCAGATCCTGGCGCAGGAACTGCAACACCTGGGCCCCAAGGACCGGCTGCCGCTCATGGGCGCCTGCATGGGCTGCCACAACGGCAAAAAAGCGCCCGATAAATGCGCGATCTGCCACAAGAAGCTCGATATTCCGGCCGACCACAAGGCAAAGGACTGGGTCTACAACCACGGTACTAAGGCCCGGCAGGATATTCACTACTGCGTTTACTGCCACGCCGTTTTGCTCGACGTGGCCCGGCCCGGCGAAACCATCACCCTCTTGCAGGGAGTACGCGGTAACCCCTTCTGCGTCAACTGTCACAGCCAGCGGCCCGTAACCCACGGCCCGGACTTCAAACTCAAGCACAAGTTCCGGGCTCAGGAGGACCTGGAGGGTTGCCTTGTCTGCCACGACGCGGAGAAAAGAGATAAAATGTCCCTGCGCGGCGTCGTTCGCTGCAGCGACTGCCACCACACGCCGGTGACCCACCCGCCAAACTACCGCCGCATCCACCCGAACATCGTGATGCGCGAAGGAGCGGGGCAGTGCTTTAAGTGCCACGATACCACGAGCTGCTCCTACTGCCACACAAGCGGCAGGGTGGGCCTGCCATAA
- the pth gene encoding aminoacyl-tRNA hydrolase: protein MRTVSLIVGLGNPGAEYAGTRHNIGFAVVARLAERYGARFKEARCRALVAVIRVGSAAVTLALPQTFMNLSGQAVGPLLRELALSPAQMLLVYDDLDLPLGRIRLLPRGSSGGHRGVESVIAAVGTADFPRLRVGIGRPPGGGDAAAFVLSRFAPEEEELVQAVRELAVAALDCVLREGLVQAMNKFNRRR from the coding sequence ATGCGTACGGTCAGTCTAATCGTTGGGTTGGGAAATCCCGGCGCAGAATACGCGGGAACCAGGCATAATATCGGATTTGCGGTGGTCGCGCGCCTGGCGGAGCGCTACGGTGCCCGCTTCAAGGAGGCACGTTGTAGGGCGCTGGTAGCGGTGATCCGGGTGGGCAGTGCGGCGGTAACGCTGGCCCTGCCCCAGACCTTCATGAACCTGAGCGGGCAGGCAGTCGGGCCCCTTTTGCGCGAGCTTGCGCTCTCTCCCGCTCAGATGCTGCTGGTTTATGATGACCTCGACTTGCCTCTGGGGCGGATCCGCCTTCTGCCCCGGGGGTCTAGCGGCGGCCACAGGGGGGTCGAGTCGGTTATCGCAGCGGTAGGAACCGCAGACTTTCCCCGCCTGCGGGTGGGTATCGGGCGGCCGCCGGGCGGCGGTGATGCGGCCGCTTTCGTTTTGAGCCGGTTTGCGCCTGAGGAGGAGGAACTGGTACAGGCCGTGCGCGAACTGGCGGTTGCGGCGCTGGACTGTGTATTGCGGGAGGGGTTAGTTCAGGCGATGAATAAATTCAACCGCCGCCGGTAA